In one window of Paraflavitalea soli DNA:
- a CDS encoding DUF1573 domain-containing protein produces MKKWITVLLIAGFATAAQAQNTPDSKSAVPEVLALKETSFDFGKIGQGRPVTHVFEVTNTGKEVMRLDNVQASCGCTTPEWSREPIQPGATASIKVGYNAAAEGPFNKTVTIVYNNNQTKTIVISGNVYKAPATSAPANASLSLLKQ; encoded by the coding sequence ATGAAAAAATGGATAACAGTTTTACTCATAGCAGGTTTTGCCACGGCCGCCCAGGCGCAAAACACGCCCGATTCCAAATCCGCGGTCCCCGAGGTACTGGCTTTGAAAGAAACCAGTTTTGACTTCGGTAAAATAGGCCAGGGACGCCCGGTGACCCATGTATTTGAGGTGACCAATACGGGCAAGGAGGTCATGCGGCTGGACAATGTGCAGGCTTCCTGCGGATGTACCACTCCCGAATGGAGCCGCGAACCGATCCAACCCGGCGCTACCGCCAGCATTAAGGTAGGGTATAATGCCGCTGCGGAGGGTCCGTTCAACAAAACGGTAACTATTGTGTATAACAATAATCAAACAAAAACGATCGTCATTTCAGGAAATGTTTATAAGGCGCCCGCAACCTCTGCGCCTGCAAATGCGTCCTTATCTTTACTAAAACAATAA
- a CDS encoding DUF1573 domain-containing protein, translating to MKQFVLAVSALFLSATMFAQSPSAAGQKAADVVKFKEIVHDFGKIKQGVPVTYDFVFSNASNKPIVIESAVASCGCTTPVKPEAPIAKGKQDKITAGFNAATLGTFTKPITVKVAGIDTPLEIKITGEVLNEVDYAKYEKEKGAKKSK from the coding sequence ATGAAACAATTTGTATTGGCAGTTAGCGCCTTGTTCTTATCAGCAACCATGTTTGCCCAATCACCTTCTGCAGCCGGTCAAAAAGCTGCCGATGTAGTTAAATTCAAAGAAATCGTACACGATTTTGGCAAGATCAAACAAGGTGTGCCAGTAACCTACGACTTTGTTTTCTCCAATGCCAGCAATAAGCCCATCGTTATTGAGTCGGCTGTAGCTTCCTGCGGCTGCACTACACCCGTAAAGCCTGAAGCTCCTATCGCAAAAGGCAAGCAAGACAAGATCACTGCCGGTTTCAATGCTGCCACTTTAGGTACTTTCACCAAGCCCATCACTGTTAAAGTTGCTGGTATCGATACTCCTCTGGAGATCAAGATCACTGGTGAGGTGCTGAATGAAGTGGATTATGCCAAGTACGAAAAAGAAAAAGGCGCTAAGAAAAGCAAATAA
- a CDS encoding SET domain-containing protein, producing the protein MPSASSKKPLITPEYRVFFPIKVGKSQIDGQGAYALQRIPARRKIGDLGGVIITIREARRITARTKRVAMVEFDNGEALNASVNSNELRYINHSCDPNTYMRLTHRRVEFYALRPIKVNEELTCNYGETHHDGKLPCQCGARNCKGFI; encoded by the coding sequence ATGCCTTCAGCTTCTTCGAAAAAGCCGCTTATTACCCCGGAATACCGGGTTTTCTTCCCCATTAAAGTGGGCAAAAGCCAGATCGATGGCCAGGGGGCCTATGCGCTGCAGCGCATTCCTGCCCGCCGGAAGATCGGCGACCTGGGCGGGGTGATCATTACGATCCGGGAAGCCCGGCGTATTACGGCCCGGACCAAGCGGGTGGCGATGGTAGAGTTTGACAACGGGGAGGCACTGAATGCTTCTGTGAACAGCAATGAGCTGCGTTATATCAATCACTCCTGCGATCCCAATACGTATATGCGCCTTACGCACCGCCGGGTGGAATTCTATGCTTTACGACCTATAAAAGTAAATGAGGAGCTGACCTGCAATTATGGAGAAACGCACCATGATGGAAAGTTACCCTGCCAGTGCGGCGCCCGGAATTGTAAAGGGTTTATTTGA
- a CDS encoding pyridoxal phosphate-dependent aminotransferase — translation MLTISHRGQTMPASPIRKLVPYAEAAKKKGVKVYHLNIGQPDIETPKAALDAVRHADFKVLEYSHSAGNESYRRKLVQYYHSRGIEIDHTQIIVTTGGSEAILFGFMACLDAGDEVIIPEPFYANYNGFAVAADVIVKPITSHIETGFALPPISEFEKAIGPKTKAIVLCNPNNPTGYLYSREEMETLKEIIKKHNLYLFADEAYREFCYEGEHISAMHLKGVDDHVILMDTISKRYSACGGRIGALVTRNKQVYDTAMKFAQARLSPPSFAQILGEAAVDLPEDYFDATKAEYKKRRDLMVSRLNAMPGVFCPNPGGAFYAIARLPIDDADVFCQWLLESFSHDKQTVMLAPATGFYGTKGLGLNEVRLAYVLNVDDLNKAMDCLEAALKVYPGRKG, via the coding sequence ATGTTAACTATCAGTCATCGCGGGCAAACGATGCCCGCTTCTCCCATCCGTAAGCTGGTTCCGTATGCCGAAGCAGCTAAGAAGAAAGGTGTTAAAGTGTACCACCTCAATATTGGTCAGCCGGATATTGAAACGCCCAAGGCGGCGCTGGATGCTGTGCGCCATGCCGATTTTAAAGTGCTGGAATACAGCCATAGCGCGGGCAATGAAAGCTATCGCCGCAAGCTGGTGCAGTATTACCATTCCAGAGGTATTGAAATTGATCATACGCAGATCATTGTTACTACGGGTGGATCAGAAGCCATCCTCTTTGGTTTTATGGCCTGCCTGGATGCAGGTGATGAAGTGATCATCCCGGAGCCTTTTTATGCCAATTACAATGGATTTGCGGTAGCAGCGGATGTGATCGTAAAGCCCATCACCTCCCATATTGAAACGGGCTTTGCCCTCCCACCTATCAGCGAATTTGAGAAAGCGATTGGTCCGAAAACAAAGGCCATTGTACTTTGCAATCCCAATAATCCTACGGGCTACCTCTATAGCCGGGAGGAAATGGAAACGCTGAAAGAGATCATCAAAAAACATAACCTCTACCTGTTTGCCGATGAAGCGTACCGGGAGTTTTGCTATGAAGGCGAGCACATCAGCGCCATGCACCTGAAAGGAGTTGATGACCATGTAATATTAATGGACACGATCTCCAAGCGCTATAGCGCCTGTGGCGGTCGTATTGGCGCCCTTGTGACCCGCAATAAGCAAGTGTATGATACGGCGATGAAGTTTGCCCAGGCCAGGTTGAGTCCGCCTTCTTTTGCCCAGATACTGGGTGAGGCGGCGGTAGACCTGCCAGAGGATTATTTTGATGCTACCAAAGCGGAGTATAAGAAACGGCGTGATCTGATGGTGAGCCGGTTGAATGCTATGCCGGGGGTATTTTGTCCTAATCCCGGTGGTGCCTTTTATGCCATTGCACGCTTGCCGATCGATGACGCAGATGTATTTTGTCAGTGGTTGCTGGAATCTTTCTCACACGACAAACAAACAGTGATGCTGGCCCCTGCTACGGGTTTTTATGGCACCAAGGGGCTTGGTTTGAATGAAGTGCGACTGGCTTATGTGCTGAATGTAGATGATCTGAATAAGGCAATGGATTGCCTGGAAGCGGCGCTGAAAGTGTATCCTGGAAGGAAAGGATAA
- a CDS encoding NACHT domain-containing protein, giving the protein MDTKFEVTNLITPVINSFRTLSNEWKHFFDIGITEYLQSQTEKYYFTNTFIHRSEKVKFKDIYYPIKATYKNLTTDFEELIDLFDEYKNITLVGSAGSGKTTLMKYIFLNILKKGIRIPILIELRNLNEYNGDFEKLIAEKIIKSKIKPSDDTFKRTLESGKFLFLLDGYDEIFTDKKQEINRQIELFVDSYSKNRFLITTRPGSGIENFPRFYDFKVRELNDNDINGFIEKIVTAQERKERIVKLINDPKNNNYTEYLRNPLLLSMFILAFESHPEIPNRKSSFYRNVYDTLYSRHDGITKNSFPREKITKLQRDDFEKILSIFCYISLLEGKYTFTTEYLSDTLSKVKATTDKDFKVDDLIYDLRTSISILILDGFEYQFPHRSMQEYFTALFISRLPSDKRGIAYKNLSNTLRESSTDNSFNFWSLCKELDETTFTSKFLIPQLKKFQKQLTQKDDKKLLDVFFKIIDPSLLPIELSDLKTEVKRIGIYRTSNFYNSIIDFFNIYDHKNLFLFPERSGAQNELLEIYKKVRAKSPHSKMSHLEIDEETLPILIKFNIVDVIKSFKKSIDNKIIELQNEIQREKENIDEILGI; this is encoded by the coding sequence ATGGATACAAAATTTGAAGTAACCAACCTAATTACTCCTGTAATAAATAGTTTTAGGACTTTAAGTAACGAATGGAAACACTTCTTCGACATTGGAATCACAGAATATTTACAATCACAAACGGAAAAATATTATTTCACCAATACCTTCATTCATAGAAGTGAAAAAGTAAAATTCAAAGACATTTACTATCCAATTAAAGCAACATATAAAAATCTTACTACAGATTTTGAAGAGCTTATTGACTTATTCGATGAATACAAAAATATTACATTAGTTGGTTCAGCGGGTAGTGGAAAGACGACTTTAATGAAATATATATTTCTAAACATTCTTAAAAAAGGTATAAGGATTCCAATTCTAATTGAATTACGCAATCTAAACGAATACAACGGGGATTTTGAAAAACTAATTGCCGAAAAAATAATAAAATCAAAAATTAAGCCCAGTGACGATACGTTTAAAAGAACATTGGAAAGCGGAAAGTTTTTATTCCTTTTAGACGGCTATGACGAGATTTTCACAGATAAAAAACAAGAAATTAATAGGCAAATTGAATTATTTGTCGACTCTTATTCTAAAAATCGATTCCTTATTACTACCCGTCCTGGTAGTGGGATTGAAAATTTTCCTCGCTTTTATGACTTCAAAGTACGTGAGTTAAATGATAATGATATAAACGGGTTTATTGAAAAAATTGTTACAGCGCAGGAACGTAAAGAAAGGATTGTAAAATTAATCAACGACCCTAAAAATAATAACTATACAGAATATCTACGCAATCCTTTATTATTATCAATGTTTATACTAGCATTTGAGAGTCACCCAGAAATACCAAATAGAAAAAGTTCTTTCTACAGAAACGTTTACGATACTCTTTATTCAAGGCATGATGGGATTACAAAAAATAGTTTTCCAAGGGAGAAAATAACTAAACTGCAAAGAGATGATTTCGAAAAAATATTAAGTATTTTTTGTTACATTTCTCTTTTGGAGGGTAAATATACTTTTACGACTGAATATTTATCTGACACCCTTTCTAAGGTAAAAGCTACAACTGATAAAGATTTCAAAGTTGATGATTTAATTTATGACCTTAGAACTTCAATATCCATTCTAATTTTAGATGGATTCGAATATCAATTTCCACATCGTTCAATGCAAGAATATTTTACAGCCTTATTCATAAGCAGGCTTCCATCAGACAAAAGAGGGATAGCTTATAAGAATTTATCGAATACTCTTCGAGAATCAAGCACTGACAATAGCTTTAATTTCTGGAGTTTATGTAAAGAGCTTGACGAAACAACGTTTACCTCAAAATTTTTAATCCCACAGTTAAAAAAATTTCAGAAACAATTAACACAAAAAGATGACAAGAAATTACTGGATGTATTTTTTAAGATCATAGACCCCAGTTTATTGCCCATCGAACTTTCAGATTTAAAAACAGAAGTAAAGCGAATCGGGATATATCGAACTTCTAATTTTTACAACTCAATTATTGATTTTTTTAACATCTACGACCACAAAAATTTATTTCTTTTTCCAGAGAGATCTGGTGCCCAAAATGAACTATTAGAAATTTACAAGAAGGTCCGAGCTAAATCCCCTCACTCAAAGATGTCTCACTTGGAAATCGACGAAGAAACACTACCAATTTTGATTAAATTTAATATCGTGGATGTAATAAAATCATTTAAGAAATCCATTGATAACAAAATTATAGAACTACAAAACGAAATACAACGGGAAAAAGAGAACATTGATGAGATACTTGGTATTTAA
- a CDS encoding DUF2196 domain-containing protein: MMVEKFNVFQAIVKELFTTAAYHSRGVKMRLEDGRVGAILGLGLDMFTCFNSMAPRCCRCSSALLPRIPRTQRGGSGEAKRTQCEESGEKRADSGEAKRRKWSKCVIRPRTFVVRPCFYRTPSQNSWYFRGKKAVRPRFFLGPSQHSGKTVPFLNNASGSRCRFAVSTNA, translated from the coding sequence ATGATGGTTGAAAAATTTAACGTCTTTCAAGCCATCGTTAAAGAGCTGTTCACCACAGCGGCTTATCATTCCCGTGGTGTTAAAATGCGTCTGGAAGATGGACGGGTAGGGGCTATTTTAGGTTTAGGACTAGATATGTTTACATGTTTTAACTCAATGGCTCCCCGATGCTGCCGCTGTTCTTCCGCATTGCTTCCCCGGATTCCGAGGACCCAAAGAGGAGGATCCGGGGAAGCAAAGAGGACCCAATGCGAAGAATCCGGGGAGAAAAGGGCCGATTCCGGGGAAGCAAAGCGAAGAAAATGGAGTAAATGTGTTATTCGTCCCAGGACATTTGTCGTTCGTCCCTGCTTTTATCGAACACCGTCCCAGAACTCTTGGTACTTCCGGGGAAAAAAAGCTGTTCGTCCCAGGTTTTTCCTCGGCCCGTCCCAACATTCCGGGAAGACCGTCCCATTTTTGAACAACGCGAGTGGAAGCCGCTGTAGATTTGCTGTATCAACCAATGCATAA
- a CDS encoding RNA polymerase sigma-70 factor, which translates to MSSPSHIESEWLRKLAQGDEVAFTEIYHQYWKLLFSVAANKLDNLTDAEEVVQEVFADLWKRRAEINIQQSLKSYLAAAVKFQVYSLLHKKYRQRLHEQDMQAPASISVHVEEQYDLKELQQQLNQTVAQLPERCKLIYELSREKGLSHKEIAQTLDIAEKTVENQLTKALKHLRTSLKSFFSFLY; encoded by the coding sequence ATGTCTTCCCCATCCCATATAGAAAGTGAATGGCTGCGCAAACTGGCGCAGGGAGATGAAGTTGCCTTTACAGAAATCTATCATCAGTATTGGAAACTACTCTTTTCAGTTGCAGCTAATAAACTGGATAACCTTACGGACGCGGAAGAAGTGGTGCAGGAAGTGTTTGCCGATCTCTGGAAACGCAGGGCTGAGATCAATATCCAACAATCACTGAAATCTTACCTGGCAGCCGCTGTTAAATTCCAGGTATACAGCCTGCTGCATAAGAAATACCGCCAGCGGCTGCACGAGCAAGACATGCAAGCGCCTGCTTCCATTTCCGTACATGTAGAAGAACAATACGACCTGAAGGAGCTGCAGCAACAGCTTAACCAAACGGTCGCTCAACTGCCTGAACGTTGTAAACTTATCTACGAGCTCAGCCGGGAAAAGGGGCTTTCGCACAAGGAAATTGCACAGACCCTGGACATTGCTGAAAAGACGGTTGAAAACCAGCTGACGAAAGCATTGAAGCACCTGCGCACCTCGCTGAAATCCTTTTTTTCCTTCCTGTACTAG